GTTACTGATTATACTTAACAGTAATATGGAGATCTTGTccgtatacacacatatgtgagtttaataacacacacacacacacatatatatatatatatatatatatatatatatatatatatatatatatttatatatctggagggagagaaaggagtgagggagagagagaatgagagaggtcAAAATTTATAAGCAAAGAGGTTTCTTCAGTtgagttaataaataataataaacaagattgagaaaaacataagaaaatgatgtaatttttagtaattaataaagaaatatctTAAAGGGATGAATATACATAAGTGAATTGACTCCAAACTACTGCTGCAGAATCATAACAATTCActattttagtgtttttttagCAGCTCCATCAATAATCCAAGGATTATTGTCcaatttaacaaatgaaaaaccAAGATTCAAAGAGGGGACTTGCTTAGTTTTATCTATGATTCAAGCAAGTGGCATTGgatagaattgaactcaggtcttctgtttCTAAATGCAGTTGTTTTGCTGGCTCCTAGGTGGTCTTTAAAAGGGGGATCTTTGGAACTCTTCTTCTGCCCTTTTATTTCTACATAGGTTCCTAAACAACCATCCAATTTTTAGAAATCTCCAGATAGCTTGCTTTAAATACAGAGAGTCTGAaatctataatataaaataaacaaactggATGACCTACTATGATCTTTCCTGCTCTAATAgttctcaaatattttctaaattactGAGGTTGCAAAAGTCCATGTCAATGTAAAATCAAAAAGTTTTGGTGCAAGAAGGATCATGTTATTTATTGTTTCAGTCATGGTTAGCTCTGTGACCCCTTATTGAGTTTTATATGGCAGAGATACTGCCATTTGAcagcttctccagctcattttacagatgaggaaactgaggcaaccagtgactagcccaagttcacatagcaaCTAAATGTCTGAGAAACATATAGTCACCTATTAATATAGTCGGCCTCCATTACATATTCAGGTTCAGAGATTTCAAATCAATTATCCAGCCAAGCTAAGACAGCACCAGTAACACAGTATTTAAATATGTCTAGATGATGAGCAGACAGACACCAAGTATCCGGACAATTGCCAATAAAATCCACCTTTAATCTTGATGTTTTGGTATCAGCAAACATGGTTCCAGCAGCCCGGAATTTTCTCAACTAGCAAAACTGTCTAGGGAGACATGTTACATCTTCCTCCTAGGGAAAGGTTTCTTTTTAGAAGATTTGGAAGTTGTCTCTAGGGTTTCTATTTGtaaagctaaatcattcacacTAGAGCTGGAAATTGGCCAAACTCTATATTTTACTCATGAGGATTTTAGGAGAATATACTGTTAGCCATTCATTGTAGCAGGATAACTGATGATAAGAACTCCTTGGTCTCATTGTTAATTGTGTATTTGACTTGTAAATATGTTATCCCCAGACATGGTCCTATACAGACAGAAATAGATTGTATCGGgggaaatgttatttatttatttatttttagattaatAGAAGACAGAATATTCAGGTTGAGAGGGACCTTATAATTAGAACATAAGTTATGGTAAATCTGGAAAAGGGATTAGAAAAcagaacatggaatgtcaaactgaaaatgactgtaGGCTATAGAATAGCATGTATTACAACTGAAAGTAATCTTAAAATGTAGATGCCTTTGTTGAAGACCGTTACTAATGGAGGCCTAATCATCCCCAACCAAGAGAgaggaattatatttttttaaaataacagtatgataaaaatatgcttttataCTCTAAATTTTATTAGTCAACAAATATTGGTTGAGGCTCTATTTGATCATTTATCGCTTCTCTTTCTTTACTGCCAATGGTCATTAGTTGACTTGAAGGGCCATTATTAACCCAAAGGTCTCTTTTTCCTTAGCTTTCTGTAGAATTCAAGAGCATCAAACCAATGGCAGGAGGAAAGAACATCACAGCAGTAACCAAATTCCTCCTTTTGGGATTCTCAGATTATCCAAAGTTCAGTGTTATCTTCTTTGTGATATTTCTGATGATTTATCTCATGACCTTAGCCTGGAACCTGAGTCTTATCACCCTGATCAAGGTGGACTCCCATCTCCACACACCCATGTACTTCTTCCTCAGCAATTTGTCCTTTCTTGACATGTGCTATATTTCCTCCACAGCCCCCAAGATGCTGTCAGACTTCTTCAAGGAGAAGAAGAGCATCTCCTTCGGGGACTGTGTTACTCAGTACTTCATTTTTTCTGGAATGGGACTTACTGAATGTTGCCTCCTGGCTGCCATGGCATATGACCGTTATGCTGCTGTCTGCAATCCACTGCTCTACACATCCATCATGTCTCCTACCCTCTGCATGTGGATGGTGGCTGGATCATATATGAGTGGATTCTTTGGTTCCTTGATCCAAATGTGTTCTTTACTTCAACTCTATTTCTGTGGACCAAATGTGATTGATCATTTTTTCTGTGATCTGCCCCAGCTGTTGGTCCTGTCCTGTTCTGATACCTTGGCCCTACAGATCCTTAAGTTTGTGATTGCAGTGATCTTTGGGGTCCTATCTGTCCTCATCATTATGATTTCCTATGGTCATATTGTTGAGGCCATATTGAAGATTAGCTCTGCCCAAGGGAGGTCAAAGGCCTTCAACACCTGTGCTTCTCACCTGATGGCTGTGACTCTATTCTATGGCTCTGGTCTCTTCATTTACCTGCGACCCAACTCCAATGACTCTTTCAGTCATGACAAGGTGGTATCTATTTTCTATACAATGGTCATCCCCATGCTGAATCCTTTGATCTACAGTTTAAGGAACAAGGAGATAAAAGAAGCACTAAAGAGGTGGGAGAAGAGAACCTTTGCCTAAGAAGCATTTGGTTCTGGAAGGTCTTGAAAGGTGGACATTGCAACCTCGGGTTTAGAGGACACAAAGCTTGCATCTCATATTTTCCACTATAGTCATTAGCctgatagtattccatcataaagaactgaacttgggcaagtctgtACTCTTTTCCAGTGGTTACTTAACTCAATACCAAATGATGCTCAAGAGAAATGCCaagctctcttttcttctccaagagCTTCACACCTTTCTCTCCCAACTCTGCCCATTTTGTGGATGGTAGTGTTGTTCACCCATTTGTCAAAGGGTATGGTTTGTGTGATTTTGTTCAAATATTCTCATGCTCAAATTTCCATACACCAGTTGACCCTAGTCACTTGAAAATAGCATAATGGAACCAAACATAGAGTTGAAGTAGAAGAGATTTGGAGAAGGATCATCCTGTCCAACCTTCTTCCTTTACACATGGAGAAAATGAATCAAAGGAACATCAAATAATTTGCCTAAGATTGTACAGGTATTAAAGTATAAGatcttctaacttcaaatctaaCTTCTAAACTTCAAATAGTCTTTATTTCTATCTattgaatcaaatgaaataaacatatagatagatagatgtgtgtatatgtgtttatgtacacATCTACAGATACATATGTGTAAATACACAAAGATATACATGCAaatgtgtctatatacatatatatgtgtgtgtgtgtgtgtgtgtatttatataaattcaaAACACAAATACTTCATATCCCTATGACTTCTCTTAGGAATAGTCATCCCATCAAAATCCCAGTGATCCATACCAAACTCAGTGGTTCCTTGACACAGTTCAGGTGCTTAGACTCAGCAGTTCCCATTGGGAGCTACGACCATCCTCACTATGAGAGTGAGTAGATAATGTCAGCTACTTCTGCTTTTCCACTCACAATGTTCTTGGCTTCCAAATGGTGAGGATGGTCAATCTTCTTCTCAAGGGGGTGGGGAGTAGAACATTTTTGTCTCATTAATCCTGGAAGAGTGTATTCCTGCCCAGAGGCACAGCTAAACTATTACTTTGTCATCATCAAGGAGTAACTGTAGCGTCAATCAGGTTATCTCTTTGGTAATGAGACTATGTCTTCTCTTTGTCCTTTGCCTTTGGCTCTCAttacccatgagcaattagtgttgggtttggagtcaagaagacaaattctggagttccaatctgacctcagccacttactaggtCTGAGACCcaggtaaattatttaaccctttttgcctatttcctcatctgtaaaatgagctgtaggaggaaatgacaaaccacaccactatctttgccaagaaaaccctacttggagtccagaagagttggacacaaataaTCAACTGATTACCCATCtggtctcaaatatttaatattctcagATCTCAGGTTTCTCATCCATAAGAGATAATGTCAATGAAACACTTCAGGTTCTCTTACTATAATCTTATGATTATGACTTTCCCCCAAAGTTCAAACACTGGAATCAACCCCGTGTTAGATGGAAGCATAGTTTCTCCCATGAATTGAACAGAATTATTGATAAAAATGCCTGCTGGTATAAAGACTCAAACCAAAGACCAGATGAAGTAAGCTTTCATTGAGAGAATTTATATTTCCATGGTACTCTGAAGTTTACCATAAGGTAGGAAATATCAGTATTCTTgcccttatttttcaaataagaagGTGGAGGTAACTCACACAGTCACCAAGTATTGAAATGAAAGTTGAATCCATGTCACCTGGTTCCCTGGTCCAGAGTTCATTTCATTCCACAGAATGGGCTCTCATGGAAGGTAGCCTCTCATTCTTTCCTCCCCATGACAGAGTTAGCATTGTTGACCCCCCTGGATATCTTACATAGCATGCCAAACTTAAAGTGCCCCAAAGTGGAATCATTCTCTTCCCCTCATATCTAGCTCTTCATCTAGTTTCTCTATTGTTGATGGTAACACGGATGCCAGATAGCCTTGAAATCTGttatctttaattctttcttctctctcacccCCAACTcctctatatttaattttttattcaaatcCTGTGTATTTAATCCAGTGGAATTGCTGAAATTCATCCCTTTATCTTTATTGATATAGCCTCCCCCTAGACCAGCTATATGGTCCTTTTGGAATGTTATAATAGTGACCTATCTCATCCCCCTGCcatccacctctcctttctctaattcattatcTCCATGACTGCCAAAACTTTCTTAATGCACCGAATTCAATCTTATCACTGTCTTCACAAAAACATGGCACCCTGTAGCCTAGAAGGTTTCTTATCTTGGTGTTTGCAGCCCTCATTCTAGACTATCTTCTCAATCTTCTTGTATAACATTGGTGTCAAACTCAGTAAGAATCGAACCCTATGCCACACATAAGGATACCTGTCTTATGGAATCGATTAGCCATGTTGGATTCTTTGAAACCccattttgaagttttcttggcaaagatacgggAGTGCTTTGACCTTTccatctccagatcattttacagatgaggaaactgaagattaagtgattttcccagggtcacacacaactagcaagtgtctgagactggatttgagcacAGGGCCTTCTGATTTCTAGGATACACTTGCTATTCATTGCATCaccatatattaacattatctgttttgttggatttttatttctttcactaaatatttcccaattctaTTTGAACCTGCTTCTGGGATTGACGTGGACTGTTTATGACTTGCAGACCATGTGTGTGATGTCTATTTAATATTAACCCCTTTGTAGATACTCTGTATTCCAATATCCTAGGCTACTAGCTGTCCTTTCAATTTTACAGgtacagaatcacagatttagaactagaaaagacattaaaggtcatctagtctatcCCCCTCCcctattttatggataaagaaaatgGAGTACCaaaatattggaatgatttgaccaggatcaccctggagaatttgaaactgaatctTCGTGATGCAAAGGCCAATGCTCTTCCCATGATACCACACAGCCTCACACCTTGTCTTGACAAGCTGGCTCCTATCTTTTCTCCAGATAGGAATCTCAAGCCTGAATCCCATATCGTGAATATACTCCTTTGTCACATTTACTGTTGACACTTTTCTCTtgcttagaaaaaataatagttagcatttctatgTTGCTTTATAGTTTGCTAAGGACACTATATAGGTTAATTCATTTTCATCTCACAACAACCCCAGCAGGCAGGTGCCATTATTACTCCCAGTTTTCCAGATAGGGAAGATGAGGCTAAAAGGTGGGAAGTTTTCAACTTATGGGTTACCCAGCtatgtatctgaggcaggatttgaagtcattTCTTCCTAATTCAATCCAATACTATGGCAAGCCTTGTCTCAAGAATCAAAGTCACTGAAATCTTTTCCAATTTCACCAAGTGGAAGTATTAGTAGTTATCTCTAGCTGTCATAGATCACTTTGCTCCATCAAAACCCACCTTGCATTATGCCAGGTGGCCCAAAGGTTGTCATGTAGTTTTAAGCTTTAGTAACTTGAAACGACACTTAGTCTTCTGAGACACGTTAttcttctttatatataaatcctAACTTCCTTAAATAAGCCCAGGACctgaaagacatttattaaagacAAATTTAGGACACATGCATAGCATAAGTTTTCGGGTTAAGAAAGGTCTTGAGGAAGTCAAATGTCTGAATGAAAAGTGACTTTAGAATATGGAACACATGTGTTAGAACATAGAACTCAGAATATCAGATTCAAAACCAGAATGTTACCATTTAAATGAGAGAGTaggaagacaaagagagagataaCGTTAGTCCTGGAATGAATCTTATGGATCAATTGTCCTACTCCTCAATTTGCAGAGAAAGGAATTACTGAAGATCACACAGATCACGATCAATTTCTAAATACttctaaaacttttaaaaaatttatttattttttccaagtccatgcaaagagagttttcaaccaTCATTTTTTGTGTTTCACAGTTTTTCGctgcctcccttccctttctcttcccccagT
The Macrotis lagotis isolate mMagLag1 chromosome 3, bilby.v1.9.chrom.fasta, whole genome shotgun sequence genome window above contains:
- the LOC141516661 gene encoding olfactory receptor 5AN6-like produces the protein MAGGKNITAVTKFLLLGFSDYPKFSVIFFVIFLMIYLMTLAWNLSLITLIKVDSHLHTPMYFFLSNLSFLDMCYISSTAPKMLSDFFKEKKSISFGDCVTQYFIFSGMGLTECCLLAAMAYDRYAAVCNPLLYTSIMSPTLCMWMVAGSYMSGFFGSLIQMCSLLQLYFCGPNVIDHFFCDLPQLLVLSCSDTLALQILKFVIAVIFGVLSVLIIMISYGHIVEAILKISSAQGRSKAFNTCASHLMAVTLFYGSGLFIYLRPNSNDSFSHDKVVSIFYTMVIPMLNPLIYSLRNKEIKEALKRWEKRTFA